A portion of the Meriones unguiculatus strain TT.TT164.6M chromosome 11, Bangor_MerUng_6.1, whole genome shotgun sequence genome contains these proteins:
- the C11H1orf74 gene encoding UPF0739 protein C1orf74 homolog — protein sequence MSAPSPQPLVAAAQRTLGVGKRRGPPRAVCLQLAGEVLAVARGLKPAVLYDCSSAGGLALQSYLKELQGVGFLTPGLHVLEVGENYLIVSPERACQHLEQVLLGTVAFVDVSCSQPHPSVCSLHQLPGLKSLTAELMAHFRGLRKTVSLGVSCSKLQSADWNLCTVFGILLGYPVSYTFHLNRGDGNCLAMTPLRVFTARVSWLPGQLPVLLYSFSVPERLFPALRDFVSAWEQELRTRFRTQNAFADLSISSEVVTLPAVAL from the coding sequence GCCCAGCGGACCCTGGGCGTGGGAAAGAGAAGAGGCCCGCCTCGAGCGGTCTGCCTTCAGCTAGCAGGCGAGGTGCTGGCTGTGGCCCGCGGGCTGAAGCCGGCTGTGCTCTATGATTGCAGCTCTGCGGGTGGGTTGGCGCTCCAAAGCTATCTGAAGGAACTGCAGGGCGTGGGCTTCCTGACGCCAGGGCTTCACGTTCTTGAGGTCGGAGAGAATTACCTCATTGTCAGTCCTGAGCGTGCCTGCCAGCACTTGGAGCAGGTGCTGCTTGGTACCGTGGCTTTCGTGGACGTTTCCTGCTCCCAGCCTCATCCTTCCGTCTGCTCACTGCACCAGCTCCCCGGCTTGAAATCTCTTACAGCCGAGCTCATGGCACATTTTCGAGGGCTGCGGAAGACTGTGTCTCTGGGAGTCTCCTGCAGCAAGCTGCAGTCCGCAGATTGGAACCTCTGCACTGTCTTTGGGATACTCCTGGGCTATCCTGTCTCTTACACGTTTCACCTGAACCGTGGAGATGGCAACTGCTTAGCCATGACACCCCTGCGGGTGTTCACTGCCCGGGTCTCATGGCTGCCTGGCCAACTTCCAGTCCTTCTCTACTCCTTTAGTGTTCCAGAGCGTCTGTTCCCGGCCCTGAGGGACTTTGTAAGTGCCTGGGAGCAGGAACTCAGAACCCGGTTTAGGACTCAGAATGCCTTTGCTGACCTCAGCATCTCCTCTGAGGTAGTCACGCTGCCTGCTGTGGCCCTCTGA